In the genome of Treponema pedis, one region contains:
- a CDS encoding DMT family transporter — protein sequence MNSKISILSRLALLVTAIVWGSSLVVVSSSSDFFKPNFLLAIRFSIACILLCIIFFKKLKTINKSYLVNGFIVGFALFIAYSSQTFGVTAAGGLPGRSAFLSASYCVIVPFLSWAINKMRPDKFNVIAALLCITGIGITSFKDLAASSSSITSGDFYALLSGLLFASHIVAVTRFSKRKEPVLMTIIQFGAAAVFSWITTFIFEDNGKTVWNTSSVSAILYLSIMCTTLALLLQNIGQKYTEPSTAAIILGLESVFGIIFSIIFYGEKIDFYSVTGFILIFAAIIISETKLEFLKKKNFVHG from the coding sequence ATGAATTCCAAAATTTCAATATTATCCCGTTTAGCCCTATTGGTTACGGCAATAGTATGGGGAAGCTCCCTAGTTGTGGTAAGTTCTTCTTCGGATTTTTTTAAGCCTAATTTTTTACTTGCAATCAGATTCAGTATAGCCTGCATTCTTTTATGCATAATCTTTTTTAAAAAACTGAAAACGATAAACAAAAGCTATCTTGTTAACGGCTTTATTGTAGGCTTTGCTTTGTTTATTGCATATTCAAGTCAAACTTTCGGAGTTACCGCCGCAGGAGGACTTCCGGGAAGAAGTGCATTTTTATCGGCATCATATTGTGTTATAGTTCCGTTTTTATCGTGGGCAATAAATAAAATGCGACCGGATAAATTCAATGTAATCGCAGCATTGTTATGTATAACCGGAATCGGTATTACATCTTTTAAGGACTTGGCTGCCTCTTCTTCAAGTATAACCTCAGGCGACTTTTACGCCCTGCTAAGCGGTCTTTTATTTGCAAGCCATATAGTTGCCGTTACACGCTTCAGTAAGCGTAAAGAACCCGTTTTAATGACAATAATCCAATTCGGAGCCGCCGCAGTTTTTTCATGGATTACTACTTTTATTTTCGAAGATAACGGCAAAACCGTTTGGAACACCTCTTCGGTTTCGGCGATATTGTATTTATCGATAATGTGTACGACCCTTGCCCTTTTATTACAAAATATCGGACAAAAATATACGGAACCGTCCACCGCTGCAATCATACTCGGACTTGAATCGGTATTCGGTATAATATTTTCAATAATATTTTACGGAGAAAAAATCGATTTTTATTCCGTAACGGGGTTTATTTTAATTTTTGCAGCCATAATAATTTCGGAAACAAAGTTGGAGTTTTTAAAAAAGAAAAACTTTGTACACGGATAA
- the radC gene encoding RadC family protein, with protein sequence MEEIKKINGFVHKPDLRERLLERGPESLNDSELMAILLRTGLKDKPVKALAEDIIFHIDKIKPEKIEGYLRSVKGMGDSKIASVMAAMELGRRYYNTQGRVIEHPSDVVPLLQHYAGRSQEHFICVSLNGANEVIAARVVSIGILTKTLVHPREVFSDVIKDRAASVIVAHNHPSGNLLPSREDILLTNRLYEAGNILGIKLLDHIILVPSGDYYSFIQNEISLSEHFTESGLGGMRTSSNY encoded by the coding sequence ATGGAAGAAATAAAAAAAATTAACGGATTTGTGCATAAACCGGATTTGAGGGAGAGGCTTTTGGAACGCGGCCCGGAAAGTTTAAATGATTCCGAGTTAATGGCAATTTTACTTAGAACAGGACTTAAAGATAAGCCCGTAAAGGCATTAGCTGAAGATATAATTTTTCATATAGATAAAATAAAACCTGAAAAAATAGAAGGATATTTACGTTCCGTTAAGGGTATGGGGGATTCTAAAATTGCATCTGTAATGGCCGCAATGGAATTGGGCCGGCGTTATTACAATACTCAAGGAAGAGTAATAGAACATCCTTCGGATGTCGTGCCCTTATTGCAGCATTATGCGGGACGTTCTCAAGAGCATTTTATTTGCGTTTCACTTAACGGAGCAAACGAGGTAATTGCGGCAAGGGTTGTGAGTATAGGAATTTTGACAAAAACTCTGGTTCATCCCCGTGAAGTTTTTTCCGATGTAATAAAAGACCGCGCCGCTTCCGTAATCGTAGCTCATAATCATCCGTCGGGTAATTTGTTGCCTTCAAGGGAAGATATTTTACTGACAAACCGTTTATATGAAGCGGGAAATATTTTAGGAATAAAACTTTTAGACCATATAATTCTTGTCCCTTCGGGAGATTATTACAGTTTTATTCAAAATGAAATAAGCCTTTCTGAGCATTTTACGGAAAGCGGTTTAGGCGGTATGAGAACTTCCTCAAATTATTAA
- a CDS encoding TlpA disulfide reductase family protein, with protein MKKIYKILFITAVFFTLTAALFAGGTKELEPTEEEKEAGWRYFMPIGFKLKRPAFFDAYGDNLDTNAVDGKNEAPESPLYAAYEYKFFSDELIEIYTELINDKKLSREEKHEKFNAEIAPKIKPIYSLIVLKTPLIENKPLEEITGYPYNDVIRKTKEFTQILSIAEFNAEGLSAESAEIYKTMISQVKPIRDTITCTDPISPESVMLGIKNLKFETIDLEGGKVTSDILKNYDVTMINIWATWCPPCRAELPEIAKLYESFKDRNCNIIGITGDVSPKEQDALETAKKLIKDAGCNYTVVQNNESFKPLFRGLVAWPMTIFVDKKGNIIASSEEDLIVGSRTFEEFTEAMEKAINTVKK; from the coding sequence ATGAAAAAAATTTATAAAATTTTGTTTATCACAGCCGTTTTTTTTACTTTAACGGCGGCATTGTTTGCAGGCGGAACAAAGGAACTTGAGCCTACAGAGGAAGAAAAAGAAGCCGGCTGGCGGTATTTTATGCCTATCGGCTTTAAGCTTAAAAGACCGGCATTTTTTGACGCCTACGGCGACAACCTCGACACCAATGCGGTCGACGGTAAAAACGAGGCTCCCGAAAGTCCCCTGTATGCGGCATATGAATACAAGTTTTTTTCTGATGAGTTGATAGAAATTTATACCGAACTCATAAACGACAAAAAACTTTCGCGTGAAGAAAAGCACGAAAAATTCAATGCGGAAATAGCTCCCAAGATAAAACCCATTTACAGTTTGATTGTTTTAAAAACACCTTTAATCGAAAATAAGCCCCTTGAAGAAATTACAGGATATCCTTACAACGATGTTATCAGAAAAACAAAGGAGTTTACTCAAATTTTATCGATTGCGGAGTTTAATGCGGAAGGCTTAAGCGCCGAATCTGCCGAAATTTACAAAACTATGATTTCTCAAGTCAAACCCATAAGAGACACCATTACCTGTACGGACCCTATAAGTCCTGAATCCGTTATGTTGGGAATCAAAAACTTAAAATTCGAAACAATCGATTTGGAAGGCGGTAAGGTAACAAGCGATATTTTAAAAAACTACGATGTTACTATGATAAATATCTGGGCAACATGGTGCCCTCCCTGCCGTGCAGAATTACCGGAAATTGCAAAACTTTACGAGTCGTTCAAAGATAGGAATTGCAATATTATAGGAATAACCGGAGATGTAAGCCCGAAAGAACAAGATGCTCTTGAAACTGCAAAAAAACTCATTAAAGATGCAGGCTGCAATTATACGGTTGTCCAAAACAATGAAAGCTTTAAGCCGTTATTTAGAGGCTTAGTCGCTTGGCCGATGACCATTTTCGTAGATAAAAAAGGAAATATAATAGCCTCTTCGGAAGAAGACCTGATTGTAGGAAGCAGAACGTTTGAAGAATTTACCGAAGCTATGGAAAAAGCTATAAATACGGTCAAAAAATAA
- a CDS encoding CD1871A family CXXC motif-containing protein: MNKKMAAAIVIVLSLGMMLFGIYRGEVSVVLKKAINICMECIGIG; encoded by the coding sequence TTGAATAAGAAAATGGCGGCGGCAATTGTAATTGTTTTATCCCTGGGAATGATGCTTTTCGGGATTTACCGAGGAGAGGTTTCGGTCGTGCTTAAAAAAGCAATAAATATCTGTATGGAATGCATAGGAATAGGCTAA
- a CDS encoding 4Fe-4S binding protein, which produces MLAVDGNLRGFLEGRIYKGPLKKACVPVLNCYSCPGALFGCPIGSIQATIGSSKFNLAFYVVGLLSLFAIAAGRLFCGYVCPFGFFQDLLDKIPVKKLKVPKKIAGVLKYLKFLILAFFVFILPFALQDKYGTSDPYFCKYICPSGILLGALPLIAVNKTLVAALGTLFSVKFTVLIIMAILSTIFYRPFCRFICPLGAFLGIFNPISLYRLKINDKCIKCRKCERTCKIDIPTYKTPNSPECIRCGECIKACPVHAIEHSFLFMEKDAGKFKPVERPAKVGFIRPEPAKAK; this is translated from the coding sequence ATGTTGGCCGTAGACGGAAATTTAAGAGGGTTTTTAGAAGGAAGAATCTATAAGGGCCCTTTAAAAAAAGCCTGTGTTCCGGTTTTAAATTGTTATTCATGCCCCGGAGCCCTTTTCGGATGCCCAATCGGTTCGATTCAAGCAACAATCGGAAGCAGTAAATTCAATTTGGCTTTTTATGTTGTAGGTCTTTTGAGCTTATTCGCTATAGCTGCAGGACGATTATTTTGCGGTTATGTTTGTCCGTTCGGTTTTTTTCAAGACTTATTGGATAAAATACCCGTAAAAAAATTAAAGGTACCGAAAAAAATAGCCGGCGTACTTAAATATTTAAAATTTTTGATTTTGGCATTTTTCGTATTTATTTTACCTTTTGCTCTTCAAGATAAATACGGAACAAGCGACCCGTACTTTTGTAAATATATTTGCCCGTCGGGAATTTTATTGGGAGCTTTGCCTTTAATTGCGGTAAATAAAACTTTGGTTGCAGCACTCGGAACCTTATTCAGCGTCAAATTTACGGTATTGATAATAATGGCAATTTTATCGACAATATTTTACAGACCCTTTTGCAGATTTATATGCCCCCTAGGAGCTTTTTTAGGCATTTTCAATCCTATAAGTTTATACCGTTTAAAAATTAACGATAAATGCATTAAATGCAGAAAATGTGAAAGAACATGTAAGATAGATATTCCGACATACAAAACGCCGAACAGTCCGGAATGTATACGATGCGGGGAATGTATCAAGGCTTGTCCCGTCCATGCCATAGAACACAGCTTTTTGTTTATGGAAAAAGACGCGGGAAAATTTAAGCCTGTAGAAAGACCTGCAAAGGTAGGTTTTATACGCCCCGAGCCGGCAAAAGCAAAATAA
- a CDS encoding ABC transporter ATP-binding protein, whose protein sequence is MFKEIMKLFTKSGKRSLVLSAIFFALYGLSSSAMIVIVFFLLFKITKGNISNLYMYFTALAISVVFKGVCNMLADLEKHNAGFDIVQQIREKMIIKLKTFSLGFYTDERLGEISTVLHKDVDTMSMVAGHVWPRMIGDFLISAVVFVGLAVSDIRLAAVMAAGVFPALGFLALSLKRSEEKEHTNNSALADMVSLFTEYVRGIPVLKSFSNNKNLDISLAEKTEIFGMTSKAASAFKAKQLSIFAFLLDIAYLGLLITGGIFTLNGSITVLTFILFAVISKEFYKPFALMETHYMYYVSAADSYIRLGKILFAPSVADRQDGYIPSGNEISFEHVYFCYEKDSFLLSDICFNIKENTTTALVGESGGGKTTVTNLLLRFYDVEKGRITVGGTDIRDIPYDELLNRIGIVMQNVQLFNDTVEENIRVGKKGASEKEIIDACKKARIHDFIMTLPEGYKTHIGENGGLLSGGQRQRISIARAFLKNAPILILDEMTSNVDPVNESLIQDAVTELAKNRTVLVIAHRLKTIKNADNILVFKKGILTEKGTHAALIEKDGYYKTLWQAQDGK, encoded by the coding sequence ATGTTTAAAGAAATAATGAAACTTTTTACAAAAAGCGGGAAACGCTCTCTTGTACTGTCGGCTATATTTTTTGCGCTGTACGGGCTAAGCTCTTCTGCGATGATTGTAATTGTATTTTTTCTTTTGTTTAAAATTACAAAAGGAAACATATCGAATTTATACATGTATTTTACTGCACTTGCAATCTCGGTAGTATTTAAGGGTGTATGTAATATGCTTGCCGATTTGGAAAAGCACAATGCGGGATTTGATATTGTACAGCAAATACGCGAAAAAATGATTATAAAACTCAAAACTTTCAGTTTGGGGTTTTACACCGATGAGAGACTGGGCGAAATAAGTACGGTGCTTCATAAAGATGTAGATACGATGTCTATGGTAGCGGGACACGTATGGCCGAGAATGATAGGGGATTTTTTAATTTCCGCCGTTGTGTTTGTAGGACTTGCAGTTTCGGATATCCGCCTTGCAGCGGTTATGGCGGCGGGAGTTTTTCCCGCATTAGGCTTTCTCGCCTTGAGCCTTAAGCGTTCCGAAGAAAAAGAACATACTAACAACTCCGCTTTGGCGGATATGGTCAGCTTGTTTACCGAATACGTACGGGGGATTCCGGTATTAAAAAGTTTTTCAAACAATAAAAATTTAGATATTTCTCTTGCGGAAAAAACGGAAATTTTCGGTATGACAAGCAAGGCTGCTTCCGCTTTTAAAGCTAAGCAGTTGTCGATTTTTGCATTTTTATTGGATATCGCTTATTTGGGATTATTGATAACGGGAGGAATCTTTACATTAAACGGAAGCATTACGGTATTGACCTTTATTTTATTTGCGGTTATCTCAAAAGAATTTTATAAACCCTTTGCTTTAATGGAAACTCATTATATGTATTATGTGTCCGCCGCAGACAGTTATATACGGCTGGGAAAAATTTTATTTGCACCTTCCGTAGCCGACAGACAGGACGGCTATATTCCTTCAGGAAATGAAATTTCCTTTGAGCATGTTTATTTTTGCTATGAAAAAGATTCGTTTTTGCTTTCGGATATTTGCTTTAATATAAAAGAAAATACAACTACCGCACTCGTAGGCGAATCCGGAGGAGGAAAAACAACGGTTACGAATTTACTCTTACGTTTTTATGATGTTGAAAAGGGGCGTATCACCGTAGGCGGTACCGATATACGGGATATTCCTTACGATGAGCTGTTAAATCGTATCGGTATTGTTATGCAAAATGTTCAGCTTTTTAACGATACCGTAGAAGAAAACATTAGGGTGGGGAAAAAAGGCGCTTCCGAAAAGGAAATAATTGACGCTTGCAAAAAAGCCCGCATTCACGATTTTATTATGACGCTTCCTGAAGGCTATAAAACCCATATCGGAGAAAACGGAGGTCTTTTGTCGGGAGGACAGCGGCAGCGTATTTCCATTGCCAGAGCATTTTTAAAAAATGCTCCTATTTTGATTTTAGATGAAATGACCAGCAATGTAGACCCTGTAAACGAATCGCTTATTCAAGATGCCGTAACCGAGCTTGCAAAAAACAGAACCGTGCTTGTTATTGCCCACCGTTTAAAGACGATTAAAAATGCGGATAATATTTTGGTTTTTAAAAAAGGCATATTAACCGAAAAAGGTACTCATGCGGCTTTAATTGAAAAAGACGGTTATTATAAAACCTTATGGCAGGCACAGGATGGTAAATGA
- a CDS encoding tetratricopeptide repeat protein has product MGRLKLYIDYVKHQLQKRKEAKQNPQIDTEEIKREIWEADFSKKTQARFSEERGDGYEALFKTEDTGSFFSLELKRKHLYAWTLNNMFRYKDFVLDAEIELPKFKEDTVKNINDNGRTDNAGACAAGLLFRHISDKAFYALLISDKGWVRLDAVVNSTPMPIIGWTKPLCEILNSVFKVKIICAGTGITILINNTWLGKFDSDIVQAAGKIAFAGQNWETYPQVQFKLKSFKIVSEALLVETADSAANAPETISAESYINLATTYFGMGQYVAAIYQIKQAWKLREPVFQDYILAGRIYFAQHLLEEAEKEFLNASELEPDNVEVMQELASVYYRGNKIKELKTLFKKIPQTRIKSSVLLCSLKGHLLNAEGKHEEAAEMYGAAFNLEPTKGLLKYNEANELSLAGKREEAVQAYIKAGNLFLAGEEYKDMADVINALERLDPDNENTLSLAGKFYYAIENKTEALKNIKKLCAGKTKDSAIWYLYGLLLQAEDSEKCEDKNANEAIKAFKKAFKLEPEAGLYAFRLAEALYLNGEDCSDILAEAERLDTGNGWVYNLKGLCAMDKDDFSTAEAELEKARKILPDEIVILENYMEAVRLQGRLKECAPLFDIEAGTADLAAERNRARAFHIFANALFFDEEYELADVWYQKAIKLRPADAELLTDKAENSLQIGFLNDADDLLVKALDMEPSERIYRLIAVVAAEKGDYARAEITLRTAMEELGESEELKADLENLYKQTKRKIN; this is encoded by the coding sequence ATGGGAAGACTTAAATTATATATCGATTACGTTAAACACCAATTGCAAAAAAGAAAAGAAGCAAAACAAAATCCGCAAATAGATACCGAAGAAATAAAACGGGAAATTTGGGAAGCGGATTTTTCAAAAAAAACACAAGCCCGTTTTTCCGAAGAAAGGGGAGACGGTTATGAAGCTTTATTTAAAACGGAAGATACGGGTTCGTTTTTTTCTCTTGAACTTAAACGCAAGCACTTATATGCTTGGACCTTAAATAATATGTTCAGGTACAAGGATTTTGTTCTTGATGCCGAAATAGAATTGCCTAAATTTAAAGAAGATACCGTAAAAAATATAAACGATAACGGGCGTACCGATAATGCCGGTGCCTGCGCTGCGGGACTTTTATTCCGCCATATAAGCGACAAGGCATTTTACGCTCTTTTAATTTCCGATAAGGGCTGGGTAAGGCTTGATGCGGTTGTAAACAGTACTCCCATGCCGATTATCGGCTGGACAAAACCCTTGTGCGAAATTTTAAATTCGGTTTTTAAAGTTAAAATAATTTGTGCGGGAACAGGTATTACAATTCTTATAAACAATACTTGGCTGGGTAAATTCGATTCGGATATTGTTCAGGCGGCCGGAAAAATTGCCTTTGCAGGACAAAACTGGGAAACTTACCCGCAAGTTCAATTTAAGCTTAAAAGTTTTAAAATAGTTTCCGAAGCGCTTTTAGTGGAAACCGCCGATTCCGCTGCAAATGCGCCCGAAACGATTTCCGCCGAAAGCTATATTAACTTGGCGACTACTTATTTCGGAATGGGTCAGTATGTTGCGGCAATTTATCAAATTAAACAGGCTTGGAAATTAAGGGAGCCGGTATTTCAAGATTATATATTGGCGGGGAGAATTTATTTTGCCCAGCACTTGCTTGAAGAAGCCGAAAAAGAATTTTTAAATGCCTCGGAGCTTGAGCCCGACAATGTTGAGGTTATGCAGGAGTTGGCAAGTGTTTATTATCGGGGAAATAAAATAAAAGAATTAAAAACCTTGTTTAAAAAAATACCTCAAACGCGGATAAAAAGCTCCGTTTTACTTTGTTCTTTAAAGGGGCATTTATTGAATGCCGAAGGAAAACATGAGGAAGCTGCGGAAATGTACGGCGCCGCTTTTAATCTTGAGCCTACAAAAGGTTTATTAAAATATAATGAAGCTAATGAACTTTCGCTTGCCGGCAAAAGAGAAGAGGCTGTACAGGCATATATAAAGGCCGGAAATCTTTTTTTAGCCGGAGAAGAGTACAAGGATATGGCCGATGTAATTAACGCTCTTGAGCGGCTTGACCCGGATAATGAAAACACCTTATCTCTTGCCGGTAAATTCTACTATGCAATTGAAAACAAAACGGAAGCCTTAAAAAACATTAAAAAACTTTGTGCCGGTAAAACAAAGGATTCCGCCATATGGTACTTGTACGGACTTCTTTTACAAGCGGAAGATTCCGAAAAATGCGAAGATAAAAATGCAAATGAAGCTATAAAGGCCTTTAAAAAAGCCTTTAAACTTGAACCTGAAGCGGGACTTTATGCGTTCCGTCTTGCCGAAGCCCTTTATTTAAACGGAGAAGACTGCTCGGATATATTAGCCGAAGCCGAACGTTTGGATACCGGTAACGGATGGGTTTACAATTTAAAAGGGCTTTGTGCAATGGATAAAGACGATTTTTCTACAGCTGAAGCGGAACTTGAAAAGGCCCGTAAAATTCTTCCCGATGAAATAGTTATTTTAGAAAACTACATGGAAGCGGTTAGACTTCAAGGCCGTTTAAAAGAGTGCGCTCCTCTTTTCGATATAGAAGCGGGAACCGCCGACCTTGCCGCCGAAAGAAACCGGGCCAGGGCTTTTCATATTTTTGCAAACGCCTTATTTTTTGATGAAGAATACGAGCTGGCCGATGTTTGGTATCAAAAAGCAATTAAACTCCGTCCCGCAGATGCGGAACTTCTAACGGATAAGGCGGAAAACTCTCTTCAAATAGGTTTTTTAAACGATGCGGATGACCTTTTGGTAAAAGCCTTGGATATGGAACCTTCCGAACGTATTTATAGGCTTATTGCCGTAGTTGCGGCCGAAAAAGGAGATTATGCAAGGGCGGAAATTACCTTACGTACGGCTATGGAAGAGTTGGGCGAAAGCGAAGAACTTAAGGCCGATTTGGAAAACCTGTATAAACAGACAAAAAGAAAGATAAATTAA
- a CDS encoding type II toxin-antitoxin system Phd/YefM family antitoxin gives MKTLPVAEVRTNFSALLKEVELGNEIGISFGRKKETIAVIVPIEEYKRIKMKKLGTLEGKVKVEFSENWTITDEEFINL, from the coding sequence ATGAAAACATTACCGGTAGCCGAAGTAAGAACAAATTTCTCCGCGCTTTTAAAAGAAGTGGAATTAGGTAACGAAATCGGTATCTCATTCGGTCGAAAAAAAGAAACAATAGCTGTAATTGTTCCGATTGAAGAGTATAAAAGAATAAAAATGAAGAAGCTCGGTACATTGGAAGGGAAAGTAAAAGTTGAATTTAGTGAGAATTGGACAATAACGGATGAAGAGTTTATTAATTTATGA
- a CDS encoding type II toxin-antitoxin system VapC family toxin produces the protein MKILLDTHYLLWAFIDTSKIPQSVYNKLLADENEVFYSQASLWEISIKFNMGKLSLNGMKPEGFYEEVENSFLKCRPFKSDELITFYKLPIEHKDPFDRIMIWQSIRSGYYFLSVDSKVVNYKKYGLKILS, from the coding sequence ATGAAAATCCTATTAGATACGCACTATTTATTATGGGCATTTATTGATACAAGTAAAATACCTCAGTCGGTTTATAATAAACTATTAGCAGATGAAAATGAGGTTTTTTATAGTCAGGCCAGTTTATGGGAAATATCAATAAAATTTAACATGGGAAAATTATCTCTAAATGGAATGAAACCTGAAGGTTTCTATGAAGAAGTAGAAAACAGCTTTTTAAAATGCAGGCCTTTTAAAAGTGATGAATTAATTACTTTTTATAAATTACCAATAGAACACAAAGACCCATTTGATAGAATTATGATTTGGCAATCAATAAGGTCCGGTTACTATTTTTTATCTGTTGACAGTAAGGTAGTAAATTATAAAAAATATGGCTTAAAAATTTTGTCCTAA